TTCTTCTTTACTATTATTTTTCTTCCCTTCTATTATTTTTCTTCTTTACTATTATTTTTCTTCTTTACTATTATTTTTCTTCTTTACTATTATTTTTCTTCTTTACTATTATTTTTCTTCTTTACTATTATTTTTCTTCTTTACTATTATTTTTCTTCTTTACTATTATTTTTCTTCTTTACTATTATTTTTCTTCTTTACTATTATTTTTCTTCTTTACTATTATTTTTCTTCCCTTCTATTATTTTTCTTTACTGCCAGAGCTCCCTGTTTTTATCAATGAAACCGCGCTGGACTTCTATCTTCGAAGCTGTGTAAATCAGGGCTGCAGGATGGTAAAGTTTAAGGATTGTCCTTCCCTCATGTTCTACCGGGACTCCCCACTCCAGTTTTCTTTCCGGGCAAAATGACTTTTCAGCTGTGTTGCCCAGGAGAATTATGAGTTTGGGGTTAAGAAGGGTTATCTGGGCAATAAGGAAGGGTTTGCAGCATTCTATTTCCTGTACCCTTGGCTTTCGGTTTCCCGGGGGACGGCATTTAACTGTGTTTGTTACGAACCAGTCTTCTTCCGAAAGCCCCATATACTCAACCATCTGGTCCAGCTTTTTTCCCGCCCTGCCGTAAAAGGGAATTCCTGATTTGTTCTCACTTTCTCCGGGGGCTTCTCCTATAAAGAAAACTTTCGGATTGCAGGATCCTTTTCCTATCACTCTTTTAATTGCACTTTCATGGAGAGGGCACCTTATACAGGCTATTATCTCCCGTGCTACAGTCTCATACCCTGCTTCAACCAGTTTTCTAACCCTTTCTTCACGGTTTCCGCAATTCTCTTCCTCTGCTACCATATCGATTGCCTCTCTGGCTTATTCTTTTCTTATTTTTCATATAAAAATAGTAATCTATCTCTTGAGATGTATACGAGGACAAACTTATTTATGGAAAAAATTCCATGACAAGATAACCAATACTGAAAGAATAAGATTCTCTTAAATTTTATTTATCAAGCTTTATTCTTCGATATATATAAAATTTTGTTTACAAAGGTGTGCTGAGGGTAATGACTTCCAGAAACTTTCTTACGATCGATGATTTTGACATACGCGGAAAGACGATTCTTTTAAGGGTCGACATGAACTCTCCTATGGACACTCAGGGTCACATTCTGGACGATATGAGGATCAGGAGTCATATTGCCACTCTTAAAGACCTTGAGAGTGCAAAAGTCGTTGTGCTTGCGCACCAGAGCCGGCCTGGGAAAAAAGACTTCACCACTATGAAACCTCATGCTCACCTGCTGTCCAGGTATCTGGGCAGGCAAGTTACTTATGTGGACGACATCTTCGGGACTTTTGCGAAGACTCAGATCGCTTCTATGGAAGACGGGGACGTCATCATGCTCGAAAACGTCAGGTTCTATTCTGAAGAGAGCCTCGAGAGGACTACAGCCGAGCAGGCCAATACTTTTATGGTTAAAAAACTGGCACCCTTTGTTGATATTTTCCTTAATGACGCGTTTGCGGTATCTCACAGGTCTCATCTCTCTGTTGTAGGCTTTACCGAAGTCCTCCCTTCCGGAGCAGGCAGGGTAATGGAAAAAGAACTTATTTCCCTGGAAAAAGGAGTTAAAAGTGGAGAGAGGCCAAGCGTTTTCGTGCTGGGGGGGGCAAAAGTGGACGACTCACTTAGAGTAACCGAAAATGTCCTCACAAACGGGGGAGCTGACAGAGTCCTCCTTACAGGGGTAGTTGCAAACGTTGCCCTTGCCGCTTCCGG
This window of the Methanosarcina mazei S-6 genome carries:
- a CDS encoding uracil-DNA glycosylase yields the protein MVAEEENCGNREERVRKLVEAGYETVAREIIACIRCPLHESAIKRVIGKGSCNPKVFFIGEAPGESENKSGIPFYGRAGKKLDQMVEYMGLSEEDWFVTNTVKCRPPGNRKPRVQEIECCKPFLIAQITLLNPKLIILLGNTAEKSFCPERKLEWGVPVEHEGRTILKLYHPAALIYTASKIEVQRGFIDKNRELWQ
- a CDS encoding phosphoglycerate kinase gives rise to the protein MLRVMTSRNFLTIDDFDIRGKTILLRVDMNSPMDTQGHILDDMRIRSHIATLKDLESAKVVVLAHQSRPGKKDFTTMKPHAHLLSRYLGRQVTYVDDIFGTFAKTQIASMEDGDVIMLENVRFYSEESLERTTAEQANTFMVKKLAPFVDIFLNDAFAVSHRSHLSVVGFTEVLPSGAGRVMEKELISLEKGVKSGERPSVFVLGGAKVDDSLRVTENVLTNGGADRVLLTGVVANVALAASGVNIGKANLDFIKSQGYEDQIERARGLLAKFEDKIGLPKDVALNDNKKRVEAPISELNSDSLPINDIGLETIVDYTNEIQNAKTVVLNGPAGVSEIEDFALGTHEIIKAAIKSDFSIIGGGHISVEVAHLGLEHRFSHISTGGGACIDFLAGEKLPGVEALKAAYNKYQEAKKL